One Micromonospora sp. FIMYZ51 genomic window carries:
- a CDS encoding 5-oxoprolinase subunit PxpA: MDLNADLGEGFGAWRLGDDQALLDLITSANVACGFHAGDPLTMRRVCAAAAERQVAVGAQVGYRDLAGFGRRHIAYDFAELRDETLYQLGALNAFCRAYRTRVRYLKPHGALYHAAAVDEVQAAALVAAISDYDQELPVLCPPGSVLAQLAQGAGLRVVAEGFADRNYLPSGQLVPRSSPAALITDPQQVARQAVRMATERSVIAIDGSIIPCAVESICLHGDTPGAVAAAELVRAALVDAGITPTPFTA, translated from the coding sequence ATGGACCTGAACGCTGATCTCGGTGAGGGATTCGGTGCCTGGCGGCTCGGCGACGACCAGGCGCTGCTGGACCTGATCACCTCGGCCAACGTCGCCTGCGGCTTCCACGCCGGTGACCCGCTCACCATGCGGCGGGTCTGCGCCGCCGCCGCCGAGCGGCAGGTCGCCGTCGGTGCCCAGGTGGGTTACCGGGACCTCGCCGGCTTCGGCCGGCGGCACATCGCGTACGACTTCGCCGAGTTGCGCGACGAGACGCTCTACCAGCTCGGCGCGCTCAACGCGTTCTGCCGGGCGTACCGCACCCGGGTCCGCTACCTCAAGCCGCACGGCGCGCTCTACCACGCCGCCGCCGTCGACGAGGTGCAGGCGGCGGCGCTGGTCGCCGCGATCAGCGACTACGACCAGGAGCTGCCGGTGCTCTGCCCGCCCGGTTCGGTGCTGGCCCAGCTCGCCCAGGGCGCCGGGCTGCGGGTGGTGGCCGAGGGCTTCGCCGACCGAAACTACCTGCCCAGCGGGCAGCTCGTGCCCCGCTCCTCGCCCGCCGCCCTGATCACCGATCCACAGCAGGTGGCCCGCCAGGCGGTACGGATGGCCACCGAACGCAGCGTGATCGCCATCGACGGCAGCATCATCCCCTGCGCCGTGGAGTCCATCTGCCTGCACGGCGACACCCCCGGCGCGGTGGCCGCCGCGGAACTCGTCCGCGCCGCCCTGGTCGACGCCGGCATCACCCCAACCCCCTTCACCGCCTGA
- a CDS encoding biotin-dependent carboxyltransferase family protein yields the protein MTGHLEVLRAGALSTVQDLGRPGWAHLGVPRSGALDPGALRLANRLVGNPESAAGLEITLTGCALRPTRATTVAVVGAEVDVWMGDRPGDPGRPLTVPAGTMLRIGPARRGLRCWLAVAGGIAVDPVLGSRSTDTLSGLGPAPLRDGDLLPLGAPTGPPAPVDSTVPVEHPTQLHLAVRLGPRQDWFTPAALDLLFGTAYAVSPVSNRVGARLTGAPLPRAVTGELPSEGLVLGAVQVPADGQPLIFLADHPVTGGYPVIAVLDDVTPLAQARPGTTVRFHGPER from the coding sequence GTGACCGGCCACCTTGAGGTGCTCCGGGCGGGGGCGTTGAGCACCGTGCAGGATCTGGGGCGGCCCGGCTGGGCGCACCTCGGGGTACCCCGCTCCGGCGCGCTCGACCCGGGAGCGCTGCGGCTGGCCAACCGCCTGGTCGGCAACCCGGAGTCGGCAGCCGGCCTGGAGATCACCCTGACCGGCTGTGCGTTGCGGCCGACCCGGGCCACCACAGTGGCCGTGGTGGGGGCCGAGGTCGACGTGTGGATGGGTGACCGCCCCGGCGACCCCGGTCGACCCCTGACCGTGCCGGCCGGGACGATGCTCCGGATCGGTCCCGCCCGACGGGGTCTGCGCTGCTGGCTCGCCGTGGCCGGCGGGATCGCCGTCGACCCGGTGCTGGGCAGCCGCTCCACCGACACCCTCTCCGGGCTCGGACCCGCGCCGCTGCGCGACGGCGACCTGCTGCCGCTGGGCGCCCCGACCGGTCCGCCCGCACCGGTCGACAGCACCGTGCCGGTCGAGCACCCGACGCAACTGCACCTCGCCGTCCGGCTCGGCCCCCGGCAGGACTGGTTCACCCCGGCCGCGCTCGACCTGCTCTTCGGCACGGCGTACGCGGTGAGTCCGGTGAGCAACCGGGTCGGCGCGCGACTGACCGGCGCGCCACTGCCCCGCGCGGTGACCGGGGAACTGCCAAGCGAAGGGCTCGTCCTCGGCGCGGTGCAGGTGCCGGCGGACGGCCAACCGTTGATCTTCCTGGCCGACCATCCGGTCACCGGTGGGTATCCCGTCATCGCCGTGCTTGACGACGTGACCCCGCTCGCGCAGGCCCGCCCAGGCACTACCGTCAGATTTCATGGACCTGAACGCTGA